A genomic region of Kribbella sp. NBC_00382 contains the following coding sequences:
- a CDS encoding AAA family ATPase, whose translation MRPAEERKVVSVLFCDLVGFTAAAEAADPEDVRRWLTPYHRTLKTTVERFGGTVEKFAGDAILAVFGAPLSREDDAERAVRAGLAILDELAAGTLQVRIGIETGEALVEINARPELGEPFVTGLVVNTAARLQTSAPVGAVVVGAATYAATSRVFEYEPLEPVAAKGIRRPLQRWQAGEARARVGADVIRDLTTPLVGRQRDLSLLRTAFDKAVAERSPQFVTLLGEPGIGKSRLVAELGAELDKLDEMIIWREGRCLPYGEGPFWPIAEIVKAQAGIRESDPPARAAEKLEAILPEADRSWLRARVRPLVGADADGKPVAVAQEESFAAWRELLESFAESYPTVLVLEDLHWARDALLAFVDHLVEWVKELPLLVVITARPELLERGAHWTRGQQNAWMIGLAPLSGHETDQLFGELLVGDRLPPRTRADLVGRADGNPLYAEELARMVNELGPGSVALPSGITSIIAARLDTLEPDRKALLANAAVIGRVFWAEAVAALVDRDLADVVRELQELSRKELVRPIRQSSLEGQREYSFWHSLTRDVAYSQVPRAARSARHVAAADWLESQCRPGQGDTTSVIAHHLGTALQLADAVGDLELVEQLAPRARGYLRRAAEQAMNLDATEALDLLDQALGLTPEGDPDRPEVLARWGWAAFLTGRLDDALVAYRSAVAGFDAVGNLAGVARALRLSTYAMSSMEESLATIDRVVSIFESLGPSEDLVGALAGQAVILTVASRRNEAIAAANRSLRMAEELGYGVPHRALEARGLARVGNGDTGGVVDMKDALSALLDQGKARDAAVTWLNYGFIVWQIEGPRAALETLKETEEFTQRRRLAELWQQLSCTVLELMMELGQTEEVIAACRAQLDDPGPAFITLRRIEVLAALARAELELGLPGARASAEEAYRLGIETDWPDFQAIGGAPTATARAADGDRAGVQEVLERLLGLEVLTGSHEFAARMPTFVRAGLAVDLPELAERIAGLIVPLLPMREYSLATAAALLAEYRGDSEVAVAGFKKVAADWKTFGNLLEEKYALAAVERLSDQSADLV comes from the coding sequence ATGCGGCCGGCGGAGGAGCGCAAGGTCGTCTCGGTGCTGTTCTGCGACCTGGTCGGGTTCACGGCCGCGGCGGAGGCGGCTGACCCGGAGGACGTCCGGCGCTGGCTGACGCCGTACCACCGAACCCTCAAGACCACGGTCGAGCGGTTCGGCGGTACGGTCGAGAAGTTCGCCGGCGACGCGATCCTGGCCGTCTTCGGCGCGCCCCTCTCACGGGAGGACGACGCCGAGCGCGCGGTCCGGGCCGGCCTGGCGATCCTCGACGAGCTTGCCGCGGGCACCCTTCAGGTCCGGATCGGCATCGAGACCGGCGAGGCGTTGGTGGAGATCAACGCCAGGCCGGAGCTCGGCGAGCCGTTCGTCACCGGGCTGGTCGTCAACACGGCCGCCCGGTTGCAGACGTCTGCTCCGGTCGGTGCGGTCGTCGTCGGCGCTGCGACCTACGCGGCAACGAGTCGCGTCTTCGAGTATGAGCCGCTCGAACCCGTTGCAGCCAAGGGCATCCGCCGTCCGCTGCAACGCTGGCAGGCCGGCGAAGCCCGCGCTCGCGTCGGCGCCGACGTGATCCGCGACCTCACCACCCCGCTGGTTGGGCGGCAACGCGATCTCTCCTTGCTCCGTACTGCGTTCGACAAAGCCGTCGCCGAGCGCTCACCCCAATTCGTCACGCTGCTGGGCGAGCCGGGCATCGGCAAGTCCCGCCTGGTCGCCGAGCTCGGCGCCGAGCTGGACAAGCTCGACGAGATGATCATCTGGCGCGAGGGCCGCTGCCTCCCGTACGGCGAAGGCCCGTTCTGGCCGATCGCCGAGATCGTCAAGGCCCAGGCCGGGATCCGCGAGAGCGATCCGCCCGCCCGGGCCGCCGAGAAGCTCGAAGCCATCCTGCCCGAGGCGGATCGGTCATGGCTGCGTGCTCGGGTACGCCCGCTGGTCGGCGCCGACGCCGACGGCAAACCGGTCGCGGTGGCGCAGGAGGAGTCGTTCGCCGCCTGGCGCGAACTGCTGGAGAGCTTCGCCGAGTCGTACCCGACCGTCCTGGTGCTGGAAGACCTGCACTGGGCCCGCGATGCGCTGCTGGCGTTCGTCGACCACCTCGTCGAATGGGTCAAGGAGCTGCCGCTCCTGGTCGTCATCACTGCCCGCCCCGAACTGCTCGAACGCGGCGCGCACTGGACGCGTGGGCAGCAGAACGCGTGGATGATCGGCCTGGCCCCACTGTCCGGCCACGAGACCGACCAGCTCTTCGGTGAACTCCTGGTCGGCGACCGGCTCCCGCCCCGCACGAGGGCGGACCTGGTCGGTCGGGCCGACGGGAATCCCTTGTACGCCGAGGAGCTCGCGCGGATGGTCAACGAGCTGGGTCCGGGTTCGGTCGCCCTGCCATCGGGGATCACCTCGATCATCGCCGCTCGGCTGGACACGTTGGAGCCCGATCGCAAGGCGTTGCTGGCGAATGCAGCTGTGATCGGCCGCGTCTTCTGGGCCGAGGCGGTCGCCGCACTGGTGGATCGCGACCTGGCGGACGTCGTACGGGAACTGCAGGAGCTGTCGCGCAAGGAGTTGGTCCGGCCGATCCGGCAGTCGTCGCTGGAGGGGCAACGGGAGTACAGCTTCTGGCATTCGCTGACTCGTGATGTCGCCTACAGCCAGGTGCCGCGAGCCGCCCGATCGGCTAGGCATGTCGCGGCGGCCGACTGGCTGGAGTCGCAATGCAGGCCTGGGCAAGGCGATACGACGAGTGTGATCGCTCATCATCTCGGTACTGCGCTGCAGCTCGCCGATGCCGTTGGTGATCTCGAGCTGGTGGAGCAGTTGGCGCCTCGCGCACGCGGGTACCTGCGCAGGGCGGCCGAGCAGGCAATGAACTTGGATGCCACCGAGGCGCTGGACCTGCTCGACCAGGCGCTGGGGCTGACGCCCGAGGGTGATCCCGACCGGCCCGAGGTGTTGGCGCGGTGGGGCTGGGCGGCGTTCCTGACCGGGCGGCTGGACGATGCTCTCGTGGCGTATCGGTCTGCTGTTGCAGGTTTTGATGCCGTCGGCAACCTTGCTGGGGTGGCCCGGGCGCTGCGGTTGTCGACGTACGCGATGAGCAGTATGGAAGAGAGTCTGGCGACGATCGACCGGGTGGTGTCGATCTTCGAGAGCCTCGGGCCGAGCGAGGATCTGGTCGGCGCGCTGGCCGGGCAGGCGGTCATCCTGACGGTCGCCAGCCGGCGCAACGAGGCGATCGCGGCGGCCAACCGGTCGCTGCGGATGGCCGAGGAGCTGGGGTACGGCGTACCGCATCGGGCGCTGGAGGCGCGCGGGCTGGCGCGGGTCGGCAACGGTGATACCGGCGGTGTGGTCGACATGAAGGACGCGTTGAGCGCGCTGCTCGACCAGGGGAAGGCGCGCGACGCGGCGGTGACGTGGCTGAACTACGGGTTCATCGTCTGGCAGATCGAGGGACCGAGGGCGGCGCTGGAGACGCTCAAGGAGACCGAGGAGTTCACCCAGCGGCGACGGCTGGCCGAGCTGTGGCAGCAGCTCAGCTGCACGGTGCTCGAGCTGATGATGGAGCTGGGACAGACCGAGGAGGTCATCGCTGCTTGCCGTGCGCAACTAGATGATCCAGGGCCGGCCTTCATCACGCTGCGGCGGATCGAGGTGCTCGCCGCGCTTGCTCGCGCGGAACTGGAGCTGGGGCTCCCGGGAGCCCGCGCGTCGGCCGAAGAGGCCTATCGGCTGGGGATCGAGACCGACTGGCCGGACTTCCAGGCCATCGGTGGAGCGCCGACCGCTACGGCACGCGCTGCCGATGGGGATCGGGCCGGCGTGCAAGAGGTTCTGGAGCGGTTGCTCGGGCTGGAGGTGCTTACCGGGAGCCATGAGTTCGCTGCGCGGATGCCGACCTTCGTACGGGCTGGGTTGGCGGTGGATCTACCTGAGTTGGCCGAGCGGATTGCCGGGTTGATCGTCCCATTGCTGCCGATGCGGGAGTACTCGCTGGCGACGGCTGCCGCGCTGCTGGCGGAGTACCGGGGTGATTCTGAGGTGGCGGTCGCTGGGTTCAAGAAGGTTGCCGCGGACTGGAAGACGTTCGGGAACCTGCTGGAGGAGAAGTACGCGCTAGCGGCTGTGGAGCGTCTCAGCGATCAGAGCGCCGACCTGGTCTAG
- the metX gene encoding homoserine O-acetyltransferase MetX yields the protein MTQDRPPAATVDARGRDIDTVAANPGTPGAPSAPGQVAGAEGAGGPDPAVARIAGGWRPGDPVAGRRFAAIGDLDLESGVVLPGVHVAYETWGRLNAARDNAVLICHALTGDAHVVGPAGPGQPTPGWWDGLIGSGRYVDPADWYVVAANVLGGCQGTTGPSTRAPDGKAWGSRFPAITIRDQVAAEAALATQLKVDKWAAVIGGSMGGMRAIEWPLLYPERVDTAIVLASTGYASAEQIAWCSPQLAAIESDPAWHQGDYYDTKTAPTTGLGIARRIAHVTYRSEYELATRFGRNPQGDGRFAVESYLDHHADKLATRFDAGSYVVLTKAMNSHDIGRNRGGLTKALKTLKSRLVVAAVDSDRLYPSRLSAELIDAKPDAGPLHLIKSPYGHDGFLIELDQVGALIAETLHSR from the coding sequence ATGACTCAGGATCGCCCGCCTGCCGCAACCGTCGATGCCCGGGGGCGGGACATCGACACGGTGGCAGCCAATCCCGGTACTCCGGGAGCCCCCTCCGCACCTGGTCAGGTGGCCGGTGCGGAGGGAGCGGGCGGTCCTGACCCGGCGGTCGCCCGGATAGCGGGCGGTTGGCGGCCGGGGGATCCGGTGGCCGGCCGGCGGTTCGCGGCGATCGGTGACCTCGACCTCGAGTCCGGCGTCGTGCTGCCCGGAGTACATGTTGCTTATGAGACCTGGGGCCGGCTGAACGCGGCCCGGGACAATGCCGTCCTGATCTGTCATGCCCTCACCGGGGACGCACATGTGGTCGGTCCAGCCGGCCCGGGGCAACCGACCCCGGGCTGGTGGGACGGCTTGATCGGATCGGGCCGGTACGTCGATCCCGCCGACTGGTACGTCGTCGCCGCGAACGTCCTGGGTGGTTGCCAAGGCACGACCGGCCCGTCGACCAGAGCACCCGACGGTAAGGCGTGGGGCAGCAGATTCCCCGCCATCACCATCAGGGACCAGGTCGCCGCCGAGGCCGCCCTCGCCACCCAGCTAAAAGTCGACAAGTGGGCCGCAGTGATCGGCGGCTCGATGGGCGGCATGCGTGCCATCGAGTGGCCGCTGCTCTACCCAGAGAGAGTCGACACAGCGATCGTGCTCGCCTCGACCGGCTACGCATCAGCCGAGCAGATCGCCTGGTGTTCACCCCAACTGGCCGCGATTGAGTCCGACCCCGCCTGGCACCAAGGCGACTACTACGACACCAAGACAGCACCCACAACAGGACTGGGAATCGCGAGACGGATCGCGCACGTCACCTACCGTTCGGAGTACGAGCTCGCCACCCGCTTCGGCCGCAACCCGCAAGGCGACGGCCGGTTCGCCGTGGAGTCGTACCTCGACCACCACGCCGACAAGCTCGCCACCCGCTTCGATGCCGGCTCTTATGTCGTGCTGACCAAAGCCATGAACAGCCACGACATCGGCCGAAACCGCGGCGGCCTCACGAAGGCACTGAAGACCCTCAAATCCCGTCTGGTAGTAGCCGCCGTCGACTCCGACCGCCTCTACCCGAGCCGCCTGTCCGCAGAGCTCATCGACGCCAAACCCGACGCCGGCCCGCTCCACCTGATCAAGTCCCCGTACGGCCACGACGGCTTCCTGATCGAGCTAGACCAGGTCGGCGCTCTGATCGCTGAGACGCTCCACAGCCGCTAG
- a CDS encoding bifunctional o-acetylhomoserine/o-acetylserine sulfhydrylase: protein MTENTPSWSFETRQIHAGQTSDATTNARALPIYQTTSYTFDSTDHAASLFGLQEFGNIYTRIQNPTQDAVEQRIASLEGGTAALLVSSGQAATSLALLNIAEAGDHVVSSPSLYGGTYNLFHYTFPKLGIEVSFVEDPSDLESWKAAIKPNTKAFFGETIANPKSEIFDIEGIAGVAHEFGVPLIVDNTVATPYVLRPLEHGADVVVHSATKYLGGHGTAIAGVIVDSGKFDYAQNPERFPGFNQPDDSYHGLTYATALGVGSDLGNLAYILKARVQWLRDLGTAVSPFNAFLIAQGLETLSLRIERHLDNALKVAQWLEARDEVDSVAYASLPSSQYYELAQKYTPRGAGAVVAFEIKGGVDAGKRFVDALQLHSHVANIGDVRSLVIHPASTTHSQLSAEDQLASGVTPGLVRLAVGLEHIDDILADLEVGFAAAKSV from the coding sequence ATGACCGAGAACACCCCCAGCTGGTCTTTTGAGACCCGGCAGATCCACGCCGGCCAGACGTCCGACGCGACCACCAACGCGCGGGCTCTGCCGATCTACCAGACCACGTCGTACACCTTCGACAGCACCGATCACGCCGCCAGCCTGTTCGGGCTGCAGGAGTTCGGCAACATCTACACCCGGATCCAGAACCCGACCCAGGACGCCGTCGAGCAGCGGATAGCCAGCCTGGAAGGCGGTACGGCCGCGCTCCTGGTGAGCTCCGGCCAGGCCGCGACCTCGCTCGCGTTGCTCAACATCGCCGAGGCCGGCGACCACGTGGTCAGCAGCCCGAGCCTGTACGGCGGTACGTACAACCTCTTCCACTACACCTTCCCCAAGCTCGGCATCGAGGTCAGCTTCGTCGAGGACCCGAGCGACCTGGAGTCGTGGAAGGCCGCGATCAAGCCGAACACGAAGGCGTTCTTCGGCGAGACGATCGCCAACCCCAAGAGCGAGATCTTCGACATCGAGGGAATCGCCGGTGTCGCGCACGAGTTCGGCGTACCGCTGATCGTCGACAACACCGTGGCCACCCCGTACGTGCTGCGCCCGCTCGAGCACGGCGCGGACGTCGTCGTGCACTCGGCGACCAAGTACCTGGGCGGTCACGGTACGGCGATCGCCGGCGTGATCGTCGACTCCGGCAAGTTCGACTACGCGCAGAACCCGGAGCGGTTCCCCGGCTTCAACCAGCCCGACGACAGCTACCACGGCCTCACCTACGCGACCGCGCTCGGCGTCGGCTCCGACCTCGGCAACCTGGCGTACATTCTCAAGGCCCGCGTCCAATGGCTGCGCGACCTCGGTACTGCGGTATCGCCGTTCAACGCGTTCCTCATCGCCCAGGGCCTGGAAACCCTGTCGCTGCGGATCGAGCGCCACCTCGACAACGCGCTCAAGGTCGCCCAGTGGCTCGAGGCCCGCGACGAGGTCGACAGCGTCGCGTACGCGAGCCTGCCGTCCAGCCAGTACTACGAGTTGGCGCAGAAATACACACCCCGCGGAGCCGGCGCCGTCGTCGCGTTCGAGATCAAGGGCGGCGTCGACGCGGGCAAACGATTCGTCGACGCGCTGCAACTCCACAGCCACGTGGCCAACATCGGTGACGTCCGGTCGCTCGTCATCCACCCGGCGTCGACGACGCACAGCCAACTGTCCGCCGAGGACCAGCTCGCATCCGGCGTGACGCCCGGCCTGGTCCGGCTCGCGGTCGGCCTGGAGCACATCGACGACATCCTCGCTGACCTCGAGGTCGGATTCGCCGCCGCGAAGTCGGTCTGA